Proteins from a single region of Streptococcus mitis:
- a CDS encoding TIGR04197 family type VII secretion effector, whose protein sequence is MGGKIKSSTIAAEAAINELVGYETSDKQNQQVEFSYTSGITGMEAGRQACNQMLQAVSDFSSAVLTQANKFPEIAQRIEKRDIEQAKRWSH, encoded by the coding sequence ATGGGTGGAAAGATAAAATCTAGCACGATAGCAGCAGAGGCGGCTATTAATGAGTTGGTCGGGTATGAAACGAGCGACAAGCAAAATCAGCAGGTAGAATTTTCATATACATCTGGAATCACTGGAATGGAAGCGGGACGTCAGGCCTGCAATCAAATGCTTCAAGCGGTCAGTGATTTTAGTTCAGCTGTTTTGACACAAGCAAATAAGTTTCCAGAAATTGCTCAGAGGATTGAAAAACGTGATATAGAGCAAGCTAAGAGATGGAGTCACTAA
- the recR gene encoding recombination mediator RecR, translated as MLYPTPIAKLIDSYSKLPGIGIKTATRLAFYTIGMSDDDVNEFAKNLLSAKRELTYCSICGRLTDDDPCSICTDPSRDQTTILVLEDSRDVAAMENIQEYHGLYHVLHGLISPMNGISPDDINLKSLMTRLMESEVSEVIVATNATADGEATSMYLSRLLKPAGIKVTRLARGLAVGADIEYADEVTLLRAIENRTEL; from the coding sequence ATGCTTTATCCAACACCTATAGCTAAACTAATTGACAGTTATTCCAAGTTGCCGGGTATCGGGATTAAGACGGCTACACGTCTGGCCTTTTATACGATTGGAATGTCTGATGATGATGTCAATGAATTTGCTAAAAACCTCCTTTCTGCTAAGAGAGAGCTGACCTATTGCTCCATCTGTGGTCGTTTGACTGATGACGATCCTTGCTCTATCTGTACCGATCCAAGTCGTGACCAGACAACCATTTTAGTTCTCGAGGATAGTCGCGATGTGGCGGCTATGGAGAACATTCAAGAATATCATGGACTTTATCATGTCTTACATGGACTCATTTCTCCCATGAATGGTATCAGTCCAGATGATATCAATCTCAAGAGCCTTATGACTCGTCTTATGGAGAGTGAAGTTTCAGAGGTAATCGTAGCAACCAATGCCACAGCAGATGGAGAAGCAACTTCCATGTATCTTTCACGTTTGCTCAAACCAGCTGGTATCAAAGTCACACGTCTGGCACGAGGCCTCGCTGTGGGAGCAGATATCGAGTATGCGGACGAAGTCACACTCTTACGAGCTATTGAAAATCGGACAGAGTTGTAA